DNA from Mycolicibacterium alvei:
CCTTCGGCCTTGCGGAGCATGGGAGTGTCGATGAAGCCAGGCGGTACTGCGTTGACCGTGATGCCATTGGGTCCGAGTTCCAGCGCCAGGCTCTTGGTCAGCCCGTTCACGGCGGATTTCGCCGCGACGTAGGGCGACATGAATGGCTGTCCCGAGTGGGTGCTCGACGACGAGATGTTGACGATCCGGCCCCAGCCGGCTTCGAGCATGTCGGGCAATACCGCCTGGACACAATGGAACACGCCGTTGAGATTGACGTCGATGATCTGCTGCCACTTCTCGAACGACACATCGCTGAACCGCTTGAAGCAGTCCAGGCCGGCCGCGTTGACCAGTACCGAGATCGGTCCGAGTTGGGCGCGAATGGTATTGAGTGCGGTGTCGACGGCGGCGCGGTCGGTCACGTCGGCGACATGGGCGAACTCATCATCTGAGGGCTGCAGGTCGAGTGTTGCGACATTGAGGCCGTCGGCGCGCAACCGGGTGGCGATGGCCGCCCCGATACCCGAACCTCCTCCGGTGACAACGGCATTCTTCACGACAGTCCTCCGGTCGCCGGGCGACGCCGGACTTTCTCAAGGGTCAAGAATCATCCTTCCGATTATGAGAACCGTACTCTCGGACCGGTGTGCACCGCAAGATCTGAGCGGAACCTGCGTGCCGCCTGCCTGACTGGTCGATCTGCAGCGAATGGGGCATGACTAGCCAATCTAGCTTTCACTTGAGTTCTCATCGAGCGAATGTATGATTCGCCGGTGATGAGAATGCAGTTTCCATCACAGTAGTGAATCGCCTGAGGAGGATGATGCAGCAGGAAGCGCCGACCATCGCGGCAGAACAGCGGGCTGACCGGAAGTTGTTGATCGGCGGAGAGCTGCGCGAGACGCCGCGGACGTTTCCTTCCGTCAACCCCGCCACCGGTGAGGTGTTCGGCTACGCGCCGGACGCAACCGTCGCCGATGCCGCCGCAGCGGTCGCTGCGGCCAGGCAGGCGTTCGACAACACCGACTGGTCCACCAACACCGAGTTCCGGGTCCATTGCCTGGAGCAGTTGCACCGGGCGCTGATCGAGCATCGGGACGAGCTGGCCGCACTGACCACCACCGAGGTCGGGGCCACCGCTGCGCTGTGCGCCGGTGCGCAGCTCGACGGGCCGATCGACATCGTCCGGTACTACGCCGAGCTGCTCAAGACCTACCCGCTCACCGAGGATCTCGGAAACATCGAGAACCGCGGCATGCAGCATCACCGGTGGGTGGAGAAGGAAGCCGGCGGCGTCGTGGCCGCGATCATCGCCTACAACTATCCCAACCAGCTGGCGCTGGCCAAGCTGGCGCCGGCCCTGGCCGCCGGCTGCACCGTGGTGCTCAAGTCCGCTCCGGACACCCCGTTGATCACGCTCGCCCTCGGTGAGCTGATCGCCAACCACACGGACATCCCCGCCGGCGTCGTCAACGTCCTGTCGGGCGCGGATCCCGAGGTGGGCGCGGTGCTCACCTCGAGCCCGGACGTCGACATGGTGACGTTCACCGGGTCGACGCCCACCGGGCGGCGCATCATGGCTGCGGCGAGCGAGACGTTGAAGAAGGTGTTCCTGGAACTGGGCGGCAAGTCCGCCGCGATCGTCCTCGACGATGCCGACTTCAACACCGCCGCCATGTTCTCCGCATTCAGCATGGTCACTCACGCGGGTCAGGGCTGCGCGCTGACCTCGCGGCTGCTGGTCCCGGCCAAGCACAAGGACGAGATCGTCGAGCTGATCAAGACGAACTTCAGTCACGTGCGCTTCGGCGACCCGACCGACCCCAAGACCTACATGGGTCCGTTGATCAGTGAGAAGCAGCGCGACAAGGTCGACGGCATGGTCAAGCGTGCCGTCGAGGCCGGAGCCACGCTGGTCACCGGCGGCGAGAAGGTCGACCCCGGCTACTTCTACAGCCCCACGCTGCTGGCCGATGTGGACCCCGACAGCGAGATCGCCCAGGAAGAGGTCTTCGGGCCGGTGCTGGCCGTGATCGCCTACCAGGACGACGACGACGCGGTCCGCATCGCCAACAACTCGATTTACGGGCTGTCCGGCGCGGTGTTCGGCAGCGAGGACCGCGCGCTGGGCGTGGCCCGGCGAATCCGCACCGGAACGTTCTCGATCAACGGTGGCAACTACTTCAGCCCCGACAGCCCGTTCGGCGGATACAAGCAGTCCGGTATCGGCCGCGAGATGGGCGCTGCCGGGCTCGAGGAGTTCATGGAGTCCAAGACGTTCGCCCGGGTGGTGTCATGAACGCAGGCGGTCCGTTGCAGGGCGTCCGCATCCTCGAGGTCGCGATGTACGGGTTCGTCCCGTCGGCCGGGGCCGTGCTGGGGGAGTGGGGTGCCGACGTCATCAAGGTCGAACATGCCGTCACCGGCGACCCGCAACGCGGCCTGCGTCAGACCGGGCCGCTGCGCGTCGAGGGCGATCCGAACCCGAACATCGAGCACGCCAACCGCGGCAAGCGCAGCATCGGGCTGGACATGTCGGTGCCGGAAGGGCGCGAGATCCTGCTGGAACTGGCGAAGAAGGCCGATGTCTTCCTGACCAGCTTCCTGCCCGGACACCGGCAGAAGTTCGGCATCGACGTCGACGACATCCGTGCGGTGAACCCGAACATCATCTACGCCAGGGGCAGCGCGCTGGGCCCGCGCGGTGAGGAGTCGGTCAAGGGCGGTTACGACATGACCGCCTTCTGGTGCCGGGCCGGCACTGCCGCGACCATCACCCCGGCCGGGATGGACGGCATGATCGCGCCGCCCGGGCCGGCCTATGGGGACACCATCTCGGGCACCAACCTGGCCGGCGGCATCGCCGCGGCACTGTTCAAGCGGGAGCGCACCGGTGCGCCGTCGGTGGTCGACGTATCCCTACTGGGCAGTGGCCTGTGGTCGATGGGCCACACCGTGGCGTTGACCCAGCACCTGAACCAACTCATGGTGACACCGCCGCCCGGTGTACACGGGTCGCCGATCAACCCGCTCGTCGGGCTGTATGCAACCGCGGACGACCGTTATATCTCGTTCGTGATGATGCAGCCGACCAAGTTCTGGGCCGACGTCTGCCGGCACATGGATCTGGAGAGCCACATCGACGACCCGAGGTTCGCCACTGCCGAATCCTTCGCAGAGCACACTCCGGATGCGGTCGAGATCCTCACCGAGGCGATGAAGAAGAGAACTTTGCCAGAGTGGAGCGAGCGATTCGCCACGCTGGCTGGTCCATGGGCTCCGGTACAGGACACCCTGCAGGCGGGACAGGACGCCCAGATCCGGGCCAACGAGTACCTGGTGCAGGCCGGAGAGCTCGAGTTGGTGGCCAACCCAGTGCAATTCGACGTCACCGCGCCGAGTACCGGGCCGGCGCCTGGCTTCGCCGAACAAACCGACGACATCCTGGGCGAACTCGGTCTGGACTGGGATCGCATCATCGAACTCAAGACCGTCGGCGCGGTCACGTAGGCCGCCGTCGTAATGCCATACATCGCTTCCGTCGCACTGTGTCTGTCGTCTGCTGCTGCCATCGCAGCCCGCGACGCGAGCGGTTGTGCCGTGCAACCGTTCAGTCGGGGACGCCCCAATTGTCAACTACCGGAGCAAGTTTTGCGTTATTTGCCCTCGCGACAGATACCGGGTCCGATAGCATCAGGCACCCGGGGGGCGGTTATCGGGACGAGTCTGTCCGGCTTCACCGGTGGGTCCGGTGAAGCGCAGAAGATCTGCAGGAAGCAGGAGGTGCGTCAGATGTGCGAGCGCACCCCGCATTTGCCGGTCAGTGTCGAGCCAGCCGGTTCTCGAATGGATGTACAGATGGAAAGCATTGCGCCCCAGTTAGATTCGGGTGGCCTTGGGCACCCGACCGGCCGGTTGGCACGTTGTGTCGCGGAGGTTGCGGCATGACCCGGTTGCGGTCGGAGGTCGGGCACTCGGTCGCTGACCCGTTCGTGCATCCGCGTCGTGAAGCACTTAACATCGGCGCACCGACTGCGGTGTCGGCAGCCACCAGCCGGGACAGGAGCGCTCATGGCGGATAAGTGGACGACCGGAGTATCGCTACGCAGCCTGTCGGGTCCGATGCAGGCGGTCGGGGCGTTGTTCTCAATGACGCTGGATGCGGTGCGGTTCGTGTTCGTGCGCCCGTTTCAATGGCGGGAGTTCCTCGAACAGTGCTGGTTTGTGGCCCGGGTGTCGATGGCGCCGACGCTGTTGGTGGCGATCCCGTTCACCGTGCTGGTGAGCTTCACCCTCAACATTCTTCTCCGCGAACTCGGCGCGGCCGACCTGTCGGGCGCGGGCGCGGCCTTCGGTGCGGTCACCCAGCTCGGTCCGATGGTCACGGTGCTGATCGTGGCCGGTGCCGGAGCGACGGCGATGTGCGCGGATCTGGGATCACGCACGATCCGCGAAGAGATCGACGCCATGGAGGTGCTCGGCATCAATCCGATCCAGCGTCTGGTGA
Protein-coding regions in this window:
- a CDS encoding MlaE family ABC transporter permease, whose amino-acid sequence is MADKWTTGVSLRSLSGPMQAVGALFSMTLDAVRFVFVRPFQWREFLEQCWFVARVSMAPTLLVAIPFTVLVSFTLNILLRELGAADLSGAGAAFGAVTQLGPMVTVLIVAGAGATAMCADLGSRTIREEIDAMEVLGINPIQRLVTPRMLASGLVALLLNSLVVIIGILGGYVFSVFIQDVNPGAFAAGITLLTGVPEVLISCVKAALFGLIAGLVACYRGLTISGGGAKAVGNAVNETVVYAFMALFVINVVVTAIGIRMTSG
- a CDS encoding aldehyde dehydrogenase family protein, whose translation is MQQEAPTIAAEQRADRKLLIGGELRETPRTFPSVNPATGEVFGYAPDATVADAAAAVAAARQAFDNTDWSTNTEFRVHCLEQLHRALIEHRDELAALTTTEVGATAALCAGAQLDGPIDIVRYYAELLKTYPLTEDLGNIENRGMQHHRWVEKEAGGVVAAIIAYNYPNQLALAKLAPALAAGCTVVLKSAPDTPLITLALGELIANHTDIPAGVVNVLSGADPEVGAVLTSSPDVDMVTFTGSTPTGRRIMAAASETLKKVFLELGGKSAAIVLDDADFNTAAMFSAFSMVTHAGQGCALTSRLLVPAKHKDEIVELIKTNFSHVRFGDPTDPKTYMGPLISEKQRDKVDGMVKRAVEAGATLVTGGEKVDPGYFYSPTLLADVDPDSEIAQEEVFGPVLAVIAYQDDDDAVRIANNSIYGLSGAVFGSEDRALGVARRIRTGTFSINGGNYFSPDSPFGGYKQSGIGREMGAAGLEEFMESKTFARVVS
- a CDS encoding SDR family NAD(P)-dependent oxidoreductase, whose amino-acid sequence is MKNAVVTGGGSGIGAAIATRLRADGLNVATLDLQPSDDEFAHVADVTDRAAVDTALNTIRAQLGPISVLVNAAGLDCFKRFSDVSFEKWQQIIDVNLNGVFHCVQAVLPDMLEAGWGRIVNISSSSTHSGQPFMSPYVAAKSAVNGLTKSLALELGPNGITVNAVPPGFIDTPMLRKAEGKGFLGDTDKQIAQTPVRRMGKPEDIAAACAFFASEEAGYITGQILGVNGGRNT
- a CDS encoding CaiB/BaiF CoA transferase family protein, which encodes MYGFVPSAGAVLGEWGADVIKVEHAVTGDPQRGLRQTGPLRVEGDPNPNIEHANRGKRSIGLDMSVPEGREILLELAKKADVFLTSFLPGHRQKFGIDVDDIRAVNPNIIYARGSALGPRGEESVKGGYDMTAFWCRAGTAATITPAGMDGMIAPPGPAYGDTISGTNLAGGIAAALFKRERTGAPSVVDVSLLGSGLWSMGHTVALTQHLNQLMVTPPPGVHGSPINPLVGLYATADDRYISFVMMQPTKFWADVCRHMDLESHIDDPRFATAESFAEHTPDAVEILTEAMKKRTLPEWSERFATLAGPWAPVQDTLQAGQDAQIRANEYLVQAGELELVANPVQFDVTAPSTGPAPGFAEQTDDILGELGLDWDRIIELKTVGAVT